The following are from one region of the bacterium genome:
- a CDS encoding TIGR01212 family radical SAM protein (This family includes YhcC from E. coli K-12, an uncharacterized radical SAM protein.) — protein MRLIRKYSTYLKERFGEPVLKVPLDAGFTCPNRDGTRGRGGCSYCDNRAFSPVAGTGTPCLDQLRRGILRAPRRFRRFIAYFQAYSGTYAEPELLSRLHAEVLGVPGVIGIAIATRPDCLSREVIDYLSGLSRKTYLAVELGVQTLVDRTLRTICRGHTAAESAAALAHLERAGIEVTVHCMLGLPGEGPAEAAFTMKTLAGLPVFGVKFHQLMILAETPLHQAYLRGEVAVLTLEDYAALLADSLQTLPEGVVVHRLLADSSPARGLVAPLWSCRKRSSLAYLEDYLRRRGLGYSNSRLQSNPG, from the coding sequence GTGCGCCTCATCCGGAAGTATTCGACCTATCTGAAAGAGAGGTTCGGGGAACCTGTCCTCAAGGTTCCGCTCGACGCCGGGTTCACCTGCCCCAACCGGGACGGAACCCGGGGGCGGGGAGGCTGCTCGTACTGCGACAACCGGGCCTTCAGCCCCGTGGCCGGTACGGGCACCCCCTGCCTCGACCAGCTTCGCCGGGGTATCCTGCGTGCGCCCCGGCGGTTTCGGAGATTCATAGCCTATTTCCAGGCTTATTCGGGAACATACGCCGAGCCGGAACTTCTGAGCCGTCTCCACGCCGAGGTTCTCGGCGTTCCGGGAGTGATCGGAATAGCCATCGCCACCCGTCCCGATTGTCTAAGCCGGGAGGTGATCGACTATCTCTCCGGGCTCTCCCGGAAAACCTATCTGGCCGTCGAACTGGGAGTACAGACTCTGGTGGATCGGACCCTGCGGACGATCTGTCGGGGGCACACCGCCGCCGAAAGTGCAGCGGCTCTGGCGCATCTGGAACGGGCGGGGATCGAGGTCACGGTTCATTGCATGCTCGGTCTGCCCGGGGAAGGCCCGGCGGAAGCGGCGTTCACCATGAAAACTCTCGCGGGTTTGCCCGTCTTCGGCGTCAAGTTCCATCAGCTGATGATCCTGGCGGAGACGCCCCTCCATCAGGCCTATCTCCGGGGGGAGGTCGCGGTATTGACGCTTGAAGACTACGCGGCGCTTCTGGCGGATTCCCTGCAGACGCTTCCGGAAGGCGTCGTCGTTCACCGTCTTCTTGCCGACTCCTCTCCCGCGCGCGGACTGGTCGCTCCGCTCTGGAGCTGCCGGAAGCGCTCCAGCCTCGCTTATCTGGAGGATTATCTGCGTCGCCGGGGCCTGGGCTATTCCAATTCGCGGTTGCAATCGAACCCGGGGTGA
- a CDS encoding outer membrane protein transport protein produces MAAKRVVFAAAALIGLALAVPGTGRAGGYENFGLGARAQSMGGAFIAVADDWTAGYWNPAGLGRTGGQFGADLLFVQPTVRSSGSYANFTPDRAAASYKWTKDVFVDYTGMEPDRFTKYSTSGNYLNPQGLGISYLIPEVATVGLTIYQPLGYAIDWSENMPYLAGSIYGSNWQRLISTSFQLSAARQIVPGVYFGAGVALLIDDIRRDAEKIVDSVPGPSPLDYTYDITVDDDGVGCEGSFGLLVDIADWISLGGVLRTGASVRLTGDADASLSLLGLQERSDLTQKFRHPPTWGVGIAVRPLPGLLCSLDMNQSLWDTFRTDIDFDDPGVLLRDENYNEDWHNAEKIRVGCEYLLASCWKVRGGFCYDESPMPAKSVSLAYIPDTDKKYVTLGLGWEPPGGWAFDLLAATAWGDRHAQGEKFEQRIVGLGLDVSYRF; encoded by the coding sequence ATGGCAGCAAAGAGGGTCGTGTTCGCCGCAGCGGCGTTGATCGGTCTGGCCCTGGCCGTCCCCGGCACCGGTCGGGCCGGAGGATACGAGAATTTCGGACTGGGCGCTCGGGCGCAGAGCATGGGGGGAGCCTTCATCGCGGTCGCCGACGATTGGACCGCCGGTTACTGGAACCCGGCCGGACTGGGGCGCACCGGGGGCCAGTTCGGAGCCGACCTCCTGTTCGTGCAGCCGACCGTCCGCTCCAGCGGTTCCTACGCCAACTTCACCCCGGACCGGGCGGCGGCTTCCTACAAGTGGACCAAGGACGTTTTCGTCGATTACACCGGAATGGAGCCCGATCGTTTCACCAAGTACTCGACCAGCGGCAATTATCTGAACCCGCAGGGTCTGGGTATATCGTATCTCATCCCCGAGGTCGCGACGGTCGGGTTGACCATTTATCAGCCCTTGGGCTACGCCATCGATTGGAGCGAAAACATGCCGTACCTGGCCGGGAGCATCTACGGCAGCAATTGGCAGCGGTTGATTTCGACCTCCTTCCAGCTGTCCGCCGCCCGTCAGATCGTTCCCGGGGTATACTTCGGCGCCGGCGTAGCGCTTCTCATCGACGATATCCGCCGGGACGCCGAGAAGATCGTGGATTCGGTTCCCGGTCCGTCCCCTCTCGATTATACCTACGATATCACGGTGGATGACGACGGGGTCGGCTGCGAAGGAAGTTTCGGTCTCCTGGTGGATATAGCGGACTGGATCAGCCTGGGGGGGGTGCTCCGGACCGGCGCCTCGGTGCGTTTGACCGGCGACGCCGATGCCAGCCTTTCTCTTTTAGGGCTTCAGGAACGCTCCGACCTCACCCAGAAATTCCGCCATCCCCCCACGTGGGGAGTGGGGATAGCCGTTCGCCCGTTGCCCGGCCTGCTCTGCTCGCTGGATATGAACCAATCGCTTTGGGACACCTTCCGCACCGATATCGATTTCGACGATCCCGGGGTTCTGCTGCGGGACGAGAACTACAACGAAGACTGGCATAATGCCGAAAAGATCAGGGTCGGCTGCGAGTATCTGCTGGCCTCCTGCTGGAAAGTGCGCGGCGGTTTCTGCTACGACGAATCGCCGATGCCGGCCAAGTCGGTAAGTCTGGCTTACATCCCCGACACCGATAAGAAATATGTAACCTTGGGCCTGGGGTGGGAGCCTCCGGGCGGGTGGGCTTTCGATCTTCTGGCCGCGACCGCCTGGGGCGACCGCCACGCCCAGGGAGAAAAATTCGAGCAGAGGATCGTGGGGCTGGGGCTGGACGTTTCCTACCGTTTTTAA
- a CDS encoding glycosyltransferase family 4 protein, with protein sequence MEYERPRRVLFLNHNVVEEGTFLRCQGLARGLAAQGVEVAISCTDSRKGLGPVRERADAPGVRVRLLPEIADTPSYLGCAWRTLLNLRELRGRFDVVHAFAVAIPSTGIPALASRLLPGSGLFVDWDDRWGDGLGKHLPGPAHRLVRFLEKEVLRRGRPRGVTVVSPALQEAAAAAGIPPGRIRIIPNGSPCRERSTVKTAAARRELDVWEEGEVLVSMGRMFDESLDLLLNAFALILKKRPRSRLFVVGDLCRYGGLGRLTAAIKARHSSLGDRVVFTGGCRGRTLDAWLAAADVLVLPLMDTDSDRSRFPMRFGDYLASGRPLAVSAVGEIGRLTREHACGETAAPGDPEALASAVERLLIDPRRGERMGERARALVAEELDWTNIAGRLLEFYREQACLRS encoded by the coding sequence ATGGAGTATGAACGGCCCCGCCGGGTTCTTTTCCTCAACCACAATGTGGTGGAAGAGGGAACGTTTCTCCGTTGCCAGGGTCTGGCCCGGGGTCTGGCCGCCCAGGGCGTGGAAGTCGCGATATCATGCACCGATTCCCGGAAAGGGCTCGGCCCGGTGCGGGAAAGGGCGGACGCGCCGGGGGTCCGGGTGAGGCTGTTGCCGGAAATCGCCGATACCCCTTCGTACCTAGGTTGCGCCTGGAGGACCTTACTCAATCTCCGGGAACTTCGGGGCAGGTTCGATGTGGTTCACGCTTTCGCCGTCGCCATCCCCTCCACCGGGATTCCGGCCCTGGCTTCGCGGTTGCTTCCGGGCAGCGGGCTGTTTGTCGATTGGGACGATCGGTGGGGGGACGGACTGGGGAAACATCTGCCCGGCCCCGCGCATCGGTTGGTCCGGTTTCTGGAAAAAGAGGTTTTGCGCCGCGGCCGGCCCCGGGGAGTGACGGTCGTCAGTCCGGCACTTCAGGAAGCGGCGGCGGCGGCGGGGATACCGCCCGGCCGGATCCGGATCATCCCCAACGGGAGCCCGTGCCGGGAACGGTCGACGGTGAAAACCGCCGCCGCGCGCCGGGAACTGGACGTATGGGAAGAGGGAGAAGTCCTGGTTTCCATGGGCAGGATGTTCGACGAAAGCCTGGACTTGCTGTTGAACGCGTTCGCCTTGATTCTGAAAAAACGACCCCGCTCCCGTCTCTTCGTGGTCGGCGACCTCTGCCGGTACGGCGGGTTGGGACGTTTGACGGCCGCGATCAAAGCCCGTCATTCCTCGTTGGGGGACCGGGTGGTTTTCACCGGCGGGTGCCGGGGGCGCACCCTGGACGCATGGCTGGCGGCGGCCGATGTTCTTGTCCTACCGCTTATGGATACGGATTCCGACCGGTCCCGCTTCCCGATGCGGTTCGGAGACTATCTGGCCAGCGGCCGCCCTCTGGCCGTTTCCGCTGTCGGCGAAATCGGCCGGTTGACCCGAGAACACGCGTGCGGCGAGACCGCCGCGCCCGGCGATCCCGAAGCGTTGGCCTCGGCGGTGGAAAGGCTGCTGATCGATCCCCGGCGGGGCGAACGGATGGGAGAACGAGCCCGGGCGTTGGTTGCGGAAGAACTGGATTGGACGAACATCGCCGGGCGCCTCCTCGAATTTTACCGGGAACAGGCTTGTCTCCGGAGTTAG
- a CDS encoding radical SAM protein: protein MRMLFANPPSRTDGGSGLEKVHVRTGSRWPFSYLSPAGAPFLYYAPFPFFLATAASVLRERGHEVSGVDCLVTGWGRDRFLEFARASGAGAVVLETSPATEVMDMENIRPLAEQGWTVIVAGPHATARARELLAAHPWVRFVLRGEYEYSLADVAEALEKGIDPRNARIPGLVVRDGEGLHEVPGLGAVTDPDRLPFPARDLFPGGGFSHSGYRDNIAPEKFCLQLHSGRGCPRGCSFCLWNQVLFPGRGYRPFAPARVADEIEFFIQSFRPHSFYFDDDSFTADPAHARAICGCLRDRGLRVTWYCMADLEGLSPDLLREMAAAGCRGVKFGVEGAWDRVLVPEGKKSMGARAREIAAAAAAVGIRTHATFCVGFPEETPESLAATRSLILSLKTDSIQCSLCIPYPGTSLYRRLEREGRLLTREMGAYDGSRPLIANPRLGNDELRRFRARIAREWVRRRVRSPAWLKRQAGYFRSLAATRGLRGAAAWIQGVKTAERGVRDGV from the coding sequence ATGAGAATGCTGTTCGCCAACCCTCCCTCGCGAACCGACGGGGGGAGCGGGCTGGAAAAAGTCCACGTCAGAACGGGCAGCCGTTGGCCATTCTCCTATCTGTCTCCGGCGGGGGCGCCGTTTCTTTATTACGCTCCTTTCCCGTTTTTTCTGGCGACCGCCGCCTCCGTACTCCGGGAACGGGGGCATGAGGTTTCGGGGGTCGATTGCCTGGTGACCGGATGGGGGAGGGACCGTTTCCTGGAGTTCGCCCGGGCTTCCGGGGCCGGGGCCGTGGTCCTGGAGACCTCTCCCGCCACCGAAGTCATGGACATGGAAAACATCCGCCCGCTGGCCGAGCAAGGCTGGACCGTGATCGTGGCCGGTCCCCATGCCACGGCCCGCGCCCGGGAACTGCTGGCCGCGCACCCATGGGTCCGGTTCGTCCTGCGGGGGGAATACGAGTATTCCCTGGCCGATGTGGCGGAGGCGCTGGAGAAGGGGATCGATCCGAGAAACGCCCGGATCCCCGGGCTGGTCGTCCGCGATGGGGAGGGGCTCCACGAGGTGCCCGGCTTGGGAGCGGTCACGGACCCGGATCGCTTGCCGTTCCCGGCCCGCGACCTTTTTCCGGGGGGCGGCTTTTCTCACTCCGGCTATCGCGACAATATCGCTCCCGAAAAGTTTTGTCTCCAGCTTCATTCCGGCCGCGGGTGCCCGCGCGGTTGTTCGTTCTGTCTCTGGAATCAGGTGCTCTTTCCGGGGCGCGGTTATCGGCCTTTCGCTCCCGCCCGGGTGGCGGATGAAATCGAGTTTTTTATTCAGTCCTTTCGTCCCCACTCTTTTTATTTCGACGACGACAGCTTCACCGCCGACCCCGCCCACGCCCGGGCAATCTGTGGTTGTCTTCGGGACCGCGGGCTGCGGGTCACCTGGTACTGCATGGCCGATTTGGAAGGCTTAAGCCCCGATCTCCTCAGGGAAATGGCCGCAGCCGGCTGCCGGGGCGTCAAATTCGGCGTGGAAGGGGCCTGGGATCGGGTTCTTGTGCCCGAGGGCAAAAAATCGATGGGGGCCCGAGCCCGCGAAATAGCCGCGGCCGCCGCGGCGGTCGGCATCAGGACCCATGCCACCTTCTGTGTGGGTTTCCCGGAAGAAACGCCGGAATCGCTCGCGGCGACCCGTTCCCTGATCCTTTCCCTGAAAACCGATTCCATCCAGTGCAGTCTCTGCATCCCCTATCCGGGAACTTCTCTTTATCGGCGTTTGGAGCGGGAAGGGAGGCTGCTAACCCGGGAGATGGGGGCTTACGACGGCAGCCGTCCCTTGATCGCGAATCCCCGGCTGGGGAACGACGAGTTGAGGCGGTTCCGCGCCCGGATCGCCCGGGAATGGGTGCGCCGCCGCGTCCGCTCGCCGGCCTGGTTGAAGCGTCAGGCCGGCTATTTCCGGAGCCTGGCGGCGACCCGGGGCCTACGGGGCGCGGCGGCCTGGATACAAGGGGTCAAAACGGCGGAACGGGGGGTGCGGGATGGAGTATGA
- a CDS encoding FAD-dependent oxidoreductase produces the protein MPEPIEFDSLLLETVKRTEDIWSFRFLRPPEAEFRPGQFFQLLLPTDGGWSAHYLSFSSSPRENAFLECTKRLSGSDYSRLLRGLRPGDEVRIRMPMGKFIYEGSPERVVFIAGGIGITPFRSIIATLAAGRVPCRPTLLYCARSGNDLIFTEDFAAFSRRLPGLDTVYFAETGDFPSGGRGRRGRLTPESVGEEIPDYLRVPFYLCGPPAMVEAVENALATELSVDKSAIIKESLAGYGGRE, from the coding sequence ATGCCGGAGCCCATAGAGTTCGACAGCCTTCTGTTGGAGACGGTGAAGCGGACCGAAGACATCTGGAGTTTTCGGTTCCTGAGGCCGCCCGAGGCGGAATTCCGCCCCGGCCAGTTTTTCCAATTGCTGCTTCCTACCGACGGGGGGTGGTCGGCCCATTACCTCTCCTTCTCCAGCAGCCCCCGGGAAAACGCCTTTCTGGAATGCACCAAGCGGCTGAGCGGAAGCGATTATTCCCGTCTTCTGCGGGGACTGCGGCCCGGAGACGAGGTCAGGATCCGAATGCCGATGGGGAAGTTCATCTACGAAGGGAGCCCCGAGCGGGTGGTGTTCATCGCCGGGGGGATCGGGATCACCCCCTTCCGCTCGATCATCGCCACCCTGGCCGCCGGGCGGGTCCCCTGCCGCCCCACGCTCCTCTACTGCGCCCGTTCCGGGAACGACCTGATATTCACCGAAGATTTCGCCGCTTTTTCCCGGCGCCTTCCGGGGTTGGACACGGTTTATTTCGCGGAAACCGGAGACTTTCCTTCCGGGGGCCGGGGGCGACGGGGGAGGTTGACGCCGGAGTCGGTCGGAGAGGAGATACCGGATTATCTCCGGGTTCCTTTTTACCTGTGCGGCCCTCCGGCCATGGTCGAAGCGGTGGAAAACGCCTTGGCGACGGAACTCTCCGTGGATAAAAGCGCGATCATCAAGGAAAGTTTGGCCGGCTACGGGGGCCGGGAATGA
- a CDS encoding rubredoxin, producing MDKWVCLVCGYIYDPAENGGVAFEDLPDDWVCPLCGAGKDQFEKA from the coding sequence ATGGATAAGTGGGTTTGCCTGGTTTGCGGTTATATCTACGACCCGGCGGAAAACGGGGGGGTCGCTTTCGAGGATCTCCCGGATGATTGGGTCTGCCCCCTCTGCGGAGCCGGGAAAGACCAGTTCGAAAAAGCCTGA
- a CDS encoding homocysteine S-methyltransferase family protein: protein MLILDGAMGTQIQATRIPERSWRGKRGCNEILNLTAPEVIRGIHAAYFAAGSDAVETNTFGASGLVLAEYGLAGQTREINRAAALLAREAVRGASGKARYVLGSLGPGTKLPSLGQVSFDELRESYLPQLEGLLEGGVDGIIVETCQDPLQIKAVLDAFRAVGGEDPEPVLYVSFTIETTGSMLVGTSIPAVVAALEAYPIDILGLNCALGPTGMRPHLEYLRRKWSRRTACMPNAGMPELRDGRTVYPLEPEEFARRLGTIVRECSLDSAGGCCGTGPAHIAALVEELRGYRPSGVLISGETEAVASLYEEVALTQEPRPLYIGERGNATGSKKFRDALLADDFDRGLEIMKSQEDLGVHLLDLSCAYAGRDEVRDLPILTAMAARECRAPLVIDSTIPAAVEAALKHYGGRAVINSVNLEEGEEKARRVVSLARRFGAALICLCIDENGMARSVAEKLATARRLVALCEKGGMERGSLLVDPLTFSIASGDPALADSARTTAAAIGEIKRALPGVRTVIGLSNVSFGLRGEARSALNAIFLDRCLGQGLDACIVNIAAFQALPEVPGEVRELGRRLLDNDTAHGDPLENYLARFSGSAPSDSGSDREPDDPSERLRRLIVRGRTVGLAETVDELCRSIAPEKVLNRIMVPSMQEVGRLFNEGTLQLPFVLKSAEVMKAAVDKLQPHFAGSRPRSRRVLVLATVAGDVHDIGKNLVKIILSNNGIDVIDLGTRVPAEKIIEAIREYSPQAVGMSGLLVKSVATMVENLKALAAAGISTPVLLGGAALTPEFVRDSCQPEYPGPVVYCRDAFDSLAYLERGAVPSPRRPHLPSPRPPDRLEIAPPPSAPAAPFTGSRVVKGVDLSALIARMNRRRLMVSRWKFQRGTLGAEEYRRLLKEEAEPILEELLARVERGRLLKAGAVYGYYPCRSQGDDLAIAAGDFGEVRLTFPRQEGEEGAALPDFFRSDSDVVGFMGVSVASPDPNVAVEEGKYRDYFLLHGLAAEMTEVLAGWVQEQMMRELFPSPEGGARRGERYAFGYPAAPDMMMNRTVCSLLGSERAGIRALENGMLVPDTSIVALVAHHPQARYFRIEPGRAGQPQQGHGGPPPRKDG from the coding sequence GTGCTGATCCTGGATGGGGCCATGGGCACCCAGATCCAGGCGACCCGGATTCCGGAACGGTCCTGGCGCGGGAAGCGGGGGTGTAACGAGATTCTCAACCTGACGGCTCCCGAGGTCATCCGCGGAATTCATGCCGCCTACTTTGCCGCCGGATCGGACGCGGTGGAAACGAATACGTTCGGGGCCTCGGGGTTGGTTCTGGCGGAATACGGACTGGCCGGACAAACCCGGGAAATAAACCGGGCCGCGGCTCTGCTGGCCCGCGAAGCCGTCAGGGGGGCGTCGGGGAAGGCCCGTTACGTACTGGGCTCGCTCGGCCCCGGAACGAAGCTTCCCAGTTTAGGGCAGGTTTCCTTCGACGAGCTTCGGGAATCCTATCTGCCGCAGTTGGAAGGCCTGTTGGAAGGCGGGGTGGACGGGATCATCGTCGAAACCTGCCAGGATCCTCTCCAGATCAAAGCGGTGCTCGACGCCTTCCGGGCGGTGGGAGGAGAGGACCCGGAGCCGGTTTTATACGTTTCTTTCACCATCGAGACCACCGGTTCGATGCTGGTGGGAACGTCCATCCCGGCGGTCGTGGCCGCGCTCGAGGCGTACCCGATCGACATTCTGGGTCTGAACTGCGCTCTGGGGCCCACGGGCATGAGGCCTCATCTCGAATACCTGCGCCGGAAATGGAGCCGGCGCACGGCCTGCATGCCCAACGCCGGAATGCCGGAACTGCGCGACGGCCGGACCGTATATCCTCTGGAACCGGAGGAGTTCGCCCGGCGGCTGGGAACGATCGTTCGGGAATGTTCGCTCGATTCAGCCGGTGGGTGCTGCGGCACCGGCCCGGCCCATATCGCCGCCCTGGTCGAGGAGTTGCGGGGCTACCGCCCTTCCGGAGTGCTGATTTCGGGGGAGACCGAAGCGGTCGCCAGCCTTTATGAAGAAGTTGCGCTGACCCAGGAACCTCGGCCGTTGTACATCGGGGAACGGGGAAACGCCACCGGGTCGAAAAAATTCCGGGACGCGCTCTTGGCCGACGACTTCGACCGTGGCCTGGAGATCATGAAATCCCAAGAAGACCTGGGGGTCCACCTCCTCGATCTCAGTTGCGCCTACGCCGGCAGGGACGAAGTCCGGGACCTCCCGATTCTGACCGCTATGGCGGCCAGGGAGTGCCGGGCTCCCCTGGTCATCGATTCCACGATCCCCGCCGCGGTGGAAGCCGCTTTGAAACATTACGGGGGGCGGGCCGTCATCAATTCCGTCAACCTCGAAGAAGGCGAGGAAAAGGCCCGGAGGGTCGTCTCCCTGGCGCGACGGTTCGGGGCCGCGCTCATCTGTCTCTGCATCGACGAGAACGGGATGGCGCGTTCCGTCGCGGAGAAGCTGGCGACGGCGCGGCGCCTGGTGGCGCTGTGCGAAAAGGGGGGGATGGAGCGGGGTTCGCTTCTGGTCGACCCGCTGACGTTCAGCATCGCCAGCGGCGATCCCGCCCTGGCGGATTCGGCCCGCACCACCGCCGCCGCCATCGGCGAGATCAAGCGGGCCCTCCCCGGGGTCCGTACGGTCATCGGTCTTTCCAACGTGTCGTTCGGACTGAGGGGAGAGGCCAGGAGCGCGCTCAACGCGATTTTCCTGGACCGCTGCCTCGGCCAGGGGCTGGACGCGTGCATCGTCAATATCGCGGCGTTCCAGGCCCTTCCCGAAGTTCCCGGCGAAGTCCGCGAACTGGGCCGTCGTCTTCTGGATAACGACACCGCCCACGGCGATCCCCTCGAAAACTATCTGGCCCGGTTCTCCGGCAGTGCGCCTTCGGACTCCGGCTCCGACCGGGAGCCGGACGATCCTTCCGAACGCTTGCGGCGCCTGATCGTTCGCGGAAGAACCGTAGGCCTGGCCGAGACCGTCGACGAACTCTGCCGCAGTATCGCGCCCGAGAAGGTGCTTAACCGGATCATGGTCCCTTCCATGCAGGAAGTGGGCAGGCTTTTTAACGAGGGAACGCTGCAGCTGCCCTTCGTCCTCAAATCGGCCGAAGTGATGAAAGCCGCCGTCGACAAGCTTCAACCCCATTTCGCCGGCTCGCGGCCGCGCTCGCGCCGCGTCCTGGTCCTGGCCACGGTGGCGGGCGACGTGCACGATATCGGGAAAAACCTGGTCAAGATTATTCTCTCCAACAACGGAATCGACGTGATCGATCTCGGAACCCGGGTTCCGGCGGAGAAGATCATCGAAGCGATTCGAGAATACTCCCCCCAGGCCGTGGGCATGAGCGGTCTCCTGGTCAAATCGGTGGCGACCATGGTCGAAAACCTCAAGGCCCTGGCGGCAGCGGGGATTTCCACGCCCGTCTTATTGGGCGGGGCCGCGCTCACGCCCGAGTTCGTCCGTGACTCCTGCCAACCGGAATATCCGGGCCCCGTCGTCTATTGCCGCGACGCCTTCGACAGCCTCGCCTATCTGGAAAGGGGCGCCGTTCCCTCCCCGCGCCGGCCTCATCTTCCCTCCCCGCGGCCTCCGGACCGGTTGGAAATCGCTCCGCCTCCTTCCGCCCCCGCCGCCCCCTTCACCGGGAGCAGGGTTGTGAAGGGCGTGGACCTCTCCGCGCTCATAGCCCGGATGAACCGCCGCCGCCTGATGGTCTCCCGCTGGAAATTCCAGCGGGGGACCCTCGGCGCCGAAGAATATCGGCGGCTGTTGAAGGAGGAAGCCGAACCTATTCTCGAAGAACTGTTGGCCCGGGTCGAACGGGGCCGTCTCCTGAAAGCGGGGGCGGTGTACGGTTACTATCCCTGCCGCAGCCAAGGCGACGATCTCGCCATCGCCGCCGGGGACTTCGGTGAAGTGCGTTTGACTTTTCCCCGTCAGGAGGGGGAAGAAGGCGCGGCCCTCCCGGATTTTTTCCGGTCTGACTCCGACGTTGTCGGTTTTATGGGGGTATCGGTGGCTTCTCCGGACCCGAATGTCGCGGTTGAAGAGGGAAAGTACCGGGATTACTTTCTCCTGCACGGCCTGGCCGCGGAAATGACCGAGGTTCTGGCCGGATGGGTTCAGGAGCAGATGATGCGCGAACTCTTCCCGTCTCCGGAAGGCGGCGCTCGGCGGGGGGAACGATATGCTTTCGGATATCCGGCCGCCCCGGATATGATGATGAACCGGACGGTGTGTTCTCTCCTCGGTTCGGAGAGGGCGGGCATACGGGCGTTGGAAAACGGGATGCTGGTTCCTGATACCAGCATTGTCGCCCTGGTCGCCCACCACCCCCAAGCCCGGTATTTCCGGATCGAACCGGGCCGGGCGGGACAACCTCAACAGGGCCACGGCGGTCCGCCACCAAGAAAGGATGGATGA